The genomic segment GACCCATCGAACGCTTCTGACGGCGGTATGGGGGCCGGCCCATGGTGACGATCTGCATTATCTGCGCGTCTTCATCGGTCAGTTGCGGCAAAAGATCGAACGCGATCCAGCCGAACCTCGCATCGTTCAGACGGAACCAGGCGTCGGTTACCGGTTGATCGCGGAAGGATAGGGCGCACGCATTATGGAAGACCAAAGCGTGCGACTTTGAAAAATAACAACGCGATATCAGAGACATAAAACTTATAAAGAACGAATATGGGTGCATCGCTTGACGTAATGTTATCGATAACATAGTGTTTGAACATGAGCTTTGGGAGGAGCTGATGAACGACGAAACGCTGCTGGAATTCCGGAATGTTTCAAAGGTCTTCGGCGGGACCAAAGCGCTGACGGATGTCTCGCTGGACCTGCGCAAAGGCGAAATTCTGGCGCTTCTTGGCGAAAACGGCGCCGGCAAATCCACGCTGATCAAGACTCTGGCCGGGATTTTCAAGCCAGATGGCGGCGAGATCCTGTTTCGCGGCCAGCCCTATAGCCATCGCCCGCCCAAGCCCAATGAGCGCCAGCCGGTTGCCTTCATCCATCAGGATCTGGGTTTGATCGAATGGATGACTGTCGGCGAGAATGTGGGATTGGCCCAGGGTTTTTCGATGCGCCGAAAGCTCATCGATTGGCGCGCCACGGAGCGGCGTACCGCGGAAGCGCTTAAGCTGGTCGGCTGTGATTTCGATCCATCGACACGCGTCCAGAACCTGACCAGAACGGAAAAATCGCTCGTTGCCATTGCCCGTGCATTGGCTGTCGAGGCTGATATTCTCGTGCTCGATGAGCCGACGGCCAGTCTGCCTGCCGACGAAGTGGAGCGGCTTTTCAACGCCATCCGTCCGCTCAAGGAACGTGGCGTTGCCATGATCTATGTTTCTCATCGTCTGGATGAAATCTTCCGTATCGCGGATCGCGTTGCCGTGTTGAGAGATGGTCGCCTTGTCGGCCAGACGCCCGTTCAGCAAACCAATCCGGACGAGTTGATCCGCATGATCGTCGGTCGCAAGGCCGACCAGCTTTTCACGAAAGCGGAGCACAAGGCGGGCAAGACGCTTGTGTATGTCCGCAACCTGATGTGCAGCGGTGCGGGACCAGTAAGCTTCGACCTTCGAGAGGGCGAATTGCTGGGTCTTGTCGGGCTTCGCGGAGCGGGGCAGGAATTGATCGGACGCGCGCTTTTCGGATGTGAGGCCTATCGCGGCGATGTCCGTATTCATGGCGAGACCCCCGATCTCTCCAGCACGGTCACGGCAATCAAGTCCGGCATCGGGCTTATTGCCAGAGACCGAACGGAAGAGTCGGTCGCATTGTCGCTGTCGCTGCGGGAAAACACCTACATCAATCCATCCGCCTCCGGACGGGGTCTCTTCACCTTCAAGACACCTGGCGACGAGGCCCGCGAGGCGGCGACGCTGGGAGATAAGGTCGGCCTGCGGCCCAACGATCAGAGCCTTGCGATCGAAGCGCTTTCCGGGGGCAACCAGCAGAAGGTTGTCGTCGGGCGCTGGCTGGCGACAAACCGCAAGCTATTGATTGCCGAAGATCCGACAGCCGGCGTCGATGTGGGCGCCAAGGCCGATATCTATCGCCTGATCGCCTCCGCCGTCGAGTCCGGCCTGGCGGTTCTCGTCATCTCGACGGACTTCGAAGAAATCGCCCACATTTGCCACCGTGCCCTCATCTTTTCGCGTGGACAGATCGTCCGCGAGCTGTCTGGTACCGATCTCACAACATCCGCCGTCATTGCAGCGGCATCCGCATCCGAAGCGGCCTGAAAGGGGAGGAACCGCCTTGAACTCCATCCAGTCGACGGCGCTTGAGCCGACCAAAACAGAACTCGCCGGGTTGAACCGTCTCGAGAAAGCACAGCGCCTTCTACCGGTTTATGGTCTGGTGATCCTGACCGCACTGCTGATCGTGCTCTTCTCGCTGCTGCTGCCGGATACGTTTCCGACAATCCTGAACCTGCGCTCGATCATTGCAGCGAAGACCATCATTGCCATTCTTTCGTTGGCCGCGATGATCCCGATGGCCTGCGGGCGCATTGATCTCACCATCGGCTACGGCATCGTGCTCTGGCACATTCTGGCGATCAGCCTGCAGACAATGTATGGTTTTCCATGGCCGGTCGCGGTGCTTGTCGTTCTGGCGCTTGGGGCATTCACCGGCCTTCTCAACGGTATTCTCGTTGAAGTAGCGAAGATCGACAGCTTCATTGCGACACTCGGGACAGGCACGGTGATCTACGCGCTGGCGCTGTGGCATACGGGTGGACGTCAGATGATCGGTGTGCTGCCAGAAGGCTTCTATGCTCTGAACAGCACGATGTTTCTCGGGCTGCCGATCACCGGTTTCTATGTGCTGGTGCTGGCCGTCGCCATGTGGATCATCCTCGAATATACGCCGGTTGGCCGCTATCTCTATGCGATTGGTGCCAACCCGAAAGCGGCGGCGCTGAACGGCATTCCGGTTCGCCGCTTCGTCATGGCCGCTTTCATCGCGTCGGGAACACTGTCGGCAATCGCAGGTGTTCTCCTGGCATCCAAGCTGCGGATCGGTCAGGCGAGCGTGGGTCTGGAATATCTGCTGCCAGCACTGGTTGGTGCCTTCCTCGGGTCGACGACCATCAAGCCGGGCCGCGTCAATGTCTGGGGAACGATGATTGGCGTTATCATTCTGGCCGTCGGCATTGCCGGTATCCAGCAATTTGGCGGATCG from the Rhizobium rhizoryzae genome contains:
- a CDS encoding sugar ABC transporter ATP-binding protein yields the protein MNDETLLEFRNVSKVFGGTKALTDVSLDLRKGEILALLGENGAGKSTLIKTLAGIFKPDGGEILFRGQPYSHRPPKPNERQPVAFIHQDLGLIEWMTVGENVGLAQGFSMRRKLIDWRATERRTAEALKLVGCDFDPSTRVQNLTRTEKSLVAIARALAVEADILVLDEPTASLPADEVERLFNAIRPLKERGVAMIYVSHRLDEIFRIADRVAVLRDGRLVGQTPVQQTNPDELIRMIVGRKADQLFTKAEHKAGKTLVYVRNLMCSGAGPVSFDLREGELLGLVGLRGAGQELIGRALFGCEAYRGDVRIHGETPDLSSTVTAIKSGIGLIARDRTEESVALSLSLRENTYINPSASGRGLFTFKTPGDEAREAATLGDKVGLRPNDQSLAIEALSGGNQQKVVVGRWLATNRKLLIAEDPTAGVDVGAKADIYRLIASAVESGLAVLVISTDFEEIAHICHRALIFSRGQIVRELSGTDLTTSAVIAAASASEAA
- a CDS encoding ABC transporter permease, with the protein product MNSIQSTALEPTKTELAGLNRLEKAQRLLPVYGLVILTALLIVLFSLLLPDTFPTILNLRSIIAAKTIIAILSLAAMIPMACGRIDLTIGYGIVLWHILAISLQTMYGFPWPVAVLVVLALGAFTGLLNGILVEVAKIDSFIATLGTGTVIYALALWHTGGRQMIGVLPEGFYALNSTMFLGLPITGFYVLVLAVAMWIILEYTPVGRYLYAIGANPKAAALNGIPVRRFVMAAFIASGTLSAIAGVLLASKLRIGQASVGLEYLLPALVGAFLGSTTIKPGRVNVWGTMIGVIILAVGIAGIQQFGGSFFVEPLFNGVTLLVAIGIAGYAQRRKGFAAKAPPAEPAKTTASN